A part of Lacinutrix sp. 5H-3-7-4 genomic DNA contains:
- a CDS encoding OmpA family protein, with protein MKNIITIYFSLFFLSVNILMAQEKNAAKEGNKEFEQLAYIDARESYLKAANNGFTSDLLLKNLGDSYYFNADYKNAAKWYGQLFEYSTTVEPEYIYRYALSLKSDEKYLASDRIMEKFYETKGEDYRANLFINERNYLEEIELQSGRFELINVNFNSELSDFAPSFYKGNIIFSSNRNNRGVTKRVHDWNEQPFLDLYKLNTFDEKNTNTIKFNSDINSIYHESTAVFTNDGLTMYFTRNNYTNEDYKEDKDGTNKLKLYRAKREHTETTKWNIQELPFNSDEYSVAHPALSPDEKTLYFASDMPGTKGLSDLYKVEIKDSIFGKIESLGNKINTEGRETFPFISKDNKLYFASDGHIGLGGLDVFVSNLEQNKIGEVFNLGRPINGPNDDFTFIINSTTGIGYFASNRSGGMGDDDIYSFKSIKPLITKCEQSINGTVLNAITDQPIPNSTVYLLDENNNVINEKTTGVSGNFNFVLDCSKTYSIRSTKETYLPAEKVFNTPNRTGVVERTLFMKKEQELPAPLGTDIGPLLGINIIYFDLDKHYIRQDAEVELRKIIDFMNVYSNIKIDVRSHTDSRNTSEYNLDLSNRRAQATIDYLVNVGGINRARLTGKGYGELQLRNRCGDGVPCSESEHQLNRRSEFIIVK; from the coding sequence ATGAAAAATATAATTACAATTTATTTTAGCTTATTTTTTCTTTCAGTAAATATCTTAATGGCTCAGGAAAAAAACGCAGCCAAAGAAGGTAATAAAGAATTTGAGCAATTAGCATATATAGACGCCAGAGAGTCATATTTAAAAGCAGCTAATAACGGTTTCACATCAGATTTGTTATTAAAAAACCTTGGAGATTCTTATTATTTTAATGCAGATTATAAAAATGCAGCCAAATGGTATGGGCAACTTTTTGAATATTCAACTACTGTTGAGCCAGAATACATTTATCGTTATGCTTTATCTTTAAAAAGTGACGAAAAATATCTTGCTTCAGACCGTATAATGGAAAAATTTTACGAGACCAAAGGCGAAGATTACAGAGCGAATTTATTTATTAATGAAAGAAATTACCTTGAAGAAATAGAATTACAATCAGGAAGATTTGAATTAATAAATGTTAATTTTAATTCAGAACTTTCAGACTTTGCACCTTCTTTTTATAAAGGAAACATTATTTTTTCTTCAAACAGAAATAATAGAGGAGTTACTAAAAGAGTTCACGATTGGAATGAGCAACCTTTTTTAGATCTTTATAAGTTAAACACTTTCGACGAAAAAAACACAAATACCATTAAATTTAATTCAGATATTAATTCTATATATCATGAATCTACAGCAGTATTTACAAATGACGGTTTAACAATGTATTTTACTAGAAACAACTATACTAATGAAGATTACAAAGAAGATAAAGATGGCACAAACAAGCTAAAACTGTATAGAGCAAAAAGAGAGCATACCGAAACAACAAAATGGAATATACAAGAATTACCATTTAATAGCGACGAGTATTCTGTAGCACATCCAGCACTAAGTCCAGACGAGAAAACACTTTATTTTGCCAGTGATATGCCAGGAACAAAAGGACTCTCAGATTTATATAAAGTAGAAATAAAAGACAGCATATTTGGTAAGATAGAAAGTCTAGGTAATAAAATTAATACAGAAGGACGAGAAACATTTCCGTTTATAAGCAAAGACAATAAATTATACTTTGCATCAGATGGTCACATAGGTTTAGGAGGGTTAGATGTTTTTGTATCAAACCTTGAACAAAATAAAATAGGAGAAGTATTTAATCTAGGAAGACCTATAAACGGTCCAAATGATGATTTCACATTTATTATAAATAGTACAACAGGAATAGGCTATTTTGCATCAAACAGATCTGGAGGTATGGGAGATGATGATATTTATAGTTTTAAAAGTATAAAACCATTAATAACTAAATGCGAACAATCTATTAATGGAACTGTTTTAAATGCAATAACCGACCAGCCAATACCAAATTCAACTGTATACTTATTAGATGAAAATAACAATGTTATTAACGAAAAAACAACAGGAGTAAGTGGTAATTTTAATTTTGTTTTAGATTGTTCTAAAACCTATTCTATTAGGTCTACAAAAGAAACCTACTTGCCCGCAGAAAAAGTATTTAATACACCAAATAGAACAGGTGTAGTAGAGCGTACTTTATTCATGAAAAAAGAACAGGAACTTCCTGCTCCGTTAGGAACAGATATAGGACCTTTATTAGGAATAAATATAATATATTTTGATCTAGACAAACATTACATTAGGCAAGATGCCGAAGTAGAATTACGTAAAATAATAGATTTTATGAATGTTTATTCAAATATTAAAATAGATGTTAGGTCACATACAGACAGTCGTAATACAAGTGAATATAACTTAGATTTGTCCAACCGAAGAGCTCAAGCAACTATAGATTATTTGGTAAACGTAGGAGGCATTAATAGAGCTAGATTAACAGGTAAAGGTTACGGCGAGTTACAGTTAAGAAACAGATGCGGTGATGGTGTACCTTGTAGTGAATCTGAACACCAATTAAATAGGCGTAGTGAGTTTATAATAGTAAAATAA
- a CDS encoding CBS domain-containing protein has translation MGIKSFQGARKATQQNNNNTQSNFKVSDFMSRELITFKATQSVEEVVSALIKHKISGGPVVNERNELIGIISEGDCIKQISDSRYYNMPMENDSIEKHMVTNVETIDGNLNVFDAAKQFLDSKRRRFPIVEDGKLVGQISQKDILKAAMQLKQQNWK, from the coding sequence ATGGGAATAAAAAGTTTTCAAGGTGCAAGAAAAGCCACGCAACAAAACAATAATAACACACAGTCTAACTTTAAAGTAAGTGATTTTATGTCACGCGAATTAATAACATTTAAAGCAACACAATCTGTAGAAGAAGTTGTAAGCGCTTTAATTAAACACAAAATTTCTGGTGGTCCTGTAGTGAACGAACGTAATGAATTAATAGGTATAATCTCTGAAGGAGATTGTATTAAACAAATAAGCGATAGTAGATATTATAATATGCCTATGGAAAATGATTCTATAGAAAAACACATGGTAACTAATGTTGAAACGATAGATGGTAATTTAAATGTTTTTGATGCAGCAAAACAGTTTTTAGATTCTAAAAGAAGGCGTTTTCCAATAGTTGAAGATGGTAAACTGGTAGGTCAAATAAGCCAAAAAGACATATTAAAAGCTGCTATGCAATTAAAACAGCAAAACTGGAAATAG
- a CDS encoding GIDE domain-containing protein yields the protein MHQLILIGIGISIVAAIIYLIYYYSASTIILRTLKKLPYQRVGSLRTHSFSKIEGKALNIESPLNAPLSKRPCVFYKMKIEKKVKRGKSSHWKTLVYEEEIQDFFIEQNGERVVVFPKKAPQNYHEYLITDKTVRIGTFGTSSPEFIELLNAYNIESKGVFGFTKSFRYTEAIVEVGERIVVAGNIKWMDLENPIADYNYSSIASIIGSAKSKIIITDTPDAHKPKRKL from the coding sequence ATGCACCAACTTATACTGATTGGAATAGGTATTAGCATTGTAGCTGCAATTATTTATTTAATTTACTATTATAGCGCTAGTACTATTATTTTAAGGACGCTAAAAAAACTACCATACCAGCGCGTTGGTAGTTTAAGAACGCATAGCTTTTCTAAAATTGAAGGAAAAGCTTTAAATATAGAATCTCCTTTAAATGCTCCACTAAGCAAACGTCCTTGTGTTTTTTATAAAATGAAAATTGAAAAAAAGGTAAAAAGAGGAAAATCTTCACATTGGAAAACTTTAGTTTACGAAGAAGAAATTCAAGATTTTTTTATTGAACAAAATGGTGAACGTGTAGTTGTATTTCCTAAAAAAGCACCACAGAATTATCACGAATATTTAATTACAGATAAAACGGTACGTATTGGTACTTTTGGCACATCGAGCCCGGAATTTATAGAGCTTTTAAATGCTTATAATATAGAATCTAAAGGCGTATTTGGTTTTACAAAAAGCTTTCGATATACTGAAGCCATTGTAGAAGTAGGAGAAAGAATTGTAGTTGCTGGAAATATTAAATGGATGGATTTAGAAAACCCTATAGCAGATTATAATTATTCTAGTATAGCCTCAATAATTGGAAGTGCAAAAAGCAAAATTATTATTACAGATACTCCTGATGCACATAAACCAAAACGTAAATTATAA